A genomic segment from Gracilimonas sediminicola encodes:
- a CDS encoding energy transducer TonB, whose amino-acid sequence MRNERKSPKVNLRKSYTIILEVGTIFALLFMIAVVKVNIETEPPKEIALDEQEVVEMEEVIQTKQVETPPPPPRPPVPVEVPNDEIIEDEMIDMDAELDMDAPMDLPPPPPEEEEEEDFFVVVEQMPELKGGMAKLQGSVKYPEMARKAGIEGRVTVQFIVNEQGNVENAQVVRGIGGGCDEEALKAVKKAEFTPGMQRGRPVRVQYALSINFRLEN is encoded by the coding sequence ATGAGAAACGAGAGAAAGTCACCAAAGGTAAATCTCAGGAAATCCTACACCATCATCCTGGAAGTGGGAACCATATTTGCCCTGCTTTTCATGATCGCTGTGGTAAAGGTTAATATAGAAACTGAGCCACCTAAAGAAATTGCACTGGATGAGCAGGAAGTTGTTGAGATGGAGGAAGTCATTCAAACCAAGCAAGTGGAAACTCCGCCTCCACCACCCCGGCCACCAGTTCCGGTTGAAGTCCCTAACGATGAAATTATTGAGGATGAGATGATTGACATGGACGCCGAGCTGGATATGGATGCGCCCATGGATCTTCCACCACCCCCGCCTGAAGAAGAGGAAGAAGAAGACTTCTTTGTAGTAGTGGAACAGATGCCGGAACTAAAAGGAGGCATGGCCAAACTTCAGGGAAGTGTAAAATATCCCGAAATGGCTCGAAAAGCCGGAATTGAAGGCCGCGTTACCGTTCAGTTTATTGTGAATGAACAGGGTAATGTTGAAAACGCACAAGTGGTGCGCGGAATTGGTGGCGGCTGTGATGAAGAGGCTCTCAAAGCTGTTAAGAAAGCCGAATTTACTCCCGGTATGCAGCGTGGTCGGCCGGTTCGTGTACAGTACGCACTATCTATCAATTTCCGTCTTGAAAATTGA